The Triticum urartu cultivar G1812 chromosome 5, Tu2.1, whole genome shotgun sequence genome contains the following window.
tagcaagaatccatggagggagtgagagttagcaagctcaaagaaggtcaacaatgggggcaaaaacAAGCACAAGAGATAGGGAACCATttgggaagaagacccccttaaataggtccccacaaatctgcccgttatgtacagaataacataggagcggtacaacctctatgagcaccggtacaaccggtaacaggcaataagcggtacaaccgccccacaaccgcaccacaacagagaccagtccggtggtagagcgctacatgaccggtacaaccttcggaccaattctggagcggtacaaccgctccaaacaccggttgtaccggtcaagcggtacgacctctccatggggcggtataacctctctgtgtaaaacaggtaatatcaaaacagccacaactttcgcatacgagctccgaattcaacgaaaccaagtttgttggaaagctaacgacaagggctaacacaatcttgagagaaatatcaataagaagcaaatgagaaaaggaccataataaaatggtgagaacccttcctcggaaaagatcggtaaaacctccaacaccgaaaacatcatagaagatgcatgcgaactccgtttttgatgaactcaagcttgtcatcaagatgaccataagctctaagactcacaaatggAACCAAACAATGAAACAAAATAAGAACCAagaaatatgatgcaaggatgcaatggtttgagctcttgacgaatgatacgatcaagctactccctagagagcccccttgatagtacggtaatcgatcctacaacccggtctcccaactaccactatgagaccggtaaaatagaaaacctatcaagggaaaacctttgccttgcacatagtccacttgagctagatgatgacgatcttgacttcctcaagttggaccacctttcttgattgtgttggctcgatgaagactagttgattgctcccccatactccactatgggtgagccactctttggcacatcttcacaattccattgacaccacaatggacggcaagcttcaagcttgattgctcccccatactccattatgggtgagccactcttcgagttgctccacttgaacttgcacactgcaaacttgataacgatcaccacttgatgtcatcctccatgggttgtatgagatcttcctcttgacgcaagaccatggaaacatacctaaccccacaaagaactctcacgtacaccatgggttagtacacaaagcgtaatggacaatgcttaccataccatgggatcacttgatccctctcggcacttcttctacgctttgtgagttgatcaacttgattcactcttgacttagtcttgatcaacattgaatctttccaactctcttcatttggatgatgtcttgaaggtaaacatgaatgatcacacaatcttcttctttaagacatgcttgcaataagctcaactcacacatgaccaatctttggataattccttgaaaaacACTTTGTccatctcataaactccttgaaaccaacacatggactttaAGACAATCCTATGGACAAATGCTTCAAATATAATTCAAGGCAAccgttagtccatagagattgtcatcaattaccaaaaccacacatgggggcaccgcatgtcctttcaatctcccccattttggtaattgatgacaatcactttcaagagagtttatataaggaatttttttatcaccatgcaatgcaaaaaccaataatgcatgtgtatgagatgcaaatgcttaAGTACAAAACCAAAGCAAGAAGAAAAAACTCTCTAAACTTATCCACAAAACTctttgaaacttctcccccattggcatcgattgccaaaatgggcgaaaagcttagaaggccaatataaattgtgttcctccataagttgtgtatttctcaacaagagagtggaatgccgtacacatatccaaaggtaatacttggaggaagaccaactatattgaggcaccaagattgctaaaggaagatatgccacaaagacataACAAAGAGAGACACAAGCAATCAGAAGATACCAAATGAGGCAAGTAATCAACGGAtatcaattgaaccaactagaccaaACATCCTATGTGCCACAAGAATAAAGATATTATGATATGAGCAaaggagtgttctaaagaaactagagaagctccccatgatttgtgcacacataagaatttttgtatttggatacaaagtgcacaaaataggatcacagctcccccaaaatcaatagaaacttacaacaagtgcaagtgagcatataggaaactaaacctagtacttgcaacaaacacatggttgagcaacaagtaaaagaggcaacttaagaaagggctcaaccaaaatgatgtgCGTGAGTCAAGGCAAAACACTTGAGAAGACTAAAGTATGGATGAGCATCAGgcatcaataaagtcttgaaagactaaggcacacggtgcaaggcctatcattcccacacacaactacaaatgggttcacaagcttactaataagcatataaagaacatatgcttgtgacaacccgtcgtgaagatagaagatgaaagcctcatcaagacgcgggataccaattaagatggcaaaagcctcgtaaagataagcatgaggaaaataatcttcaccacacaagagtgcatcaagatgcaacgatagaagacacgcactcaaggcaaaagctttcacggagccaccaaagaaataacataagaaagacaaggtggacgtgaaagaaaggttatcaactagatatgcaacttatctcaagtgtataagattctaggtagacgaaatcatgatgatatatatctacaaagaaggatgtacacccgaaatagttacgacacgaggaacaagatatccaaagggaggtcatacatataccaataagatatttgcttggaagcatagcacatggctagatatggtcttattgaatataaatgaattcctaccacacacccatcagacatcacaactagcaacaagagatcattgttgggatgctttgagaaagggaACACGTATCACAAGAATGAATGaataacatgccatgatacaacctacacaaggttgatgcaagaaatgtgtgcatgaagaatatgaagatacttgttaccgagttaacattggaaggatgtagtagataccaattgaaggtagatagtagttcattgatcatcctagctcgactccaataagcacatgatgacaacaccttccttgtgagtgagccgagcatccaatgtatctccaattgttcctagaacaacaacacaaacaaaatggtacccaaactcattgggaccaaagagttagagaaccaacaatacataggacaaactccacataaaaatgtgcatatagatacgaaaatgaatttcatgcacatctcatccaatttgagacttggtggagtttcccctatatattgggtcaaagaaagaaagcatgccaaagatactacacgaagttaatatgcatgctcaagactttcaagaaccgataccaaatgacaaagaaataccaagtgaagacaagataccaaatgaataaatcatcacttggaggatatcaataaaagatacatcaaggaatgagatatccattgataccCACTAAATAAAGGATATCAAACCCCCAAAAGAgaggatggttccaaacaaaccaagctctctacaaagtttcatgatggcacaaagtaccaaaacaaaaacggcttgccttccaccaacacacgcttgataaggatcgcaagatgagtgttttatagaaaataggatagctcccccacgactagtgcattatagagaatttgcatttgaatacaaaatgcacaaggtgggatcaccactttcactatatctagaaaacactagacaagatcaagacataaacaagatccacaagtggtatggaagaaAAATGGAGTTGATACATTCCTTGGCAAGATAAAAGGCAAATAAAGGCACAAGCCAATGTAAAGACGATCAATAAATTCTACCACAAAAGTCCGTTATGTACAGAATAACAtaggagcggtacaacctctatgagcaccggtacagccggtaacaggcaataagcggtacaaccggccacaaccgcccaacaaccgcaccacaacctccggaccaattctggagcggtacaaccgttccaaacaccggttgtaccggtcaagcggtacaacctctccatggggcggtacaacctctctgcgtaaaacaggcaatatcaaaacaaccacaactttcgcatacgagctccgaattcaacgaaaccaagtttgaTGGAAAGCTAatgacaagggctaacacaatcttgagagaaatatcaataagaagcaaatgagaaaaggaccataataaaatggtgagaacccttcctcggataagaccggtaaaacctccaacaccgaaaacatcatagaagatgcatgcgaactccgttttcgatgaactcaagcttgtcatcaagatgaccataagctctaagactcacaaatgaaacaaaacaagaaccaagaaatatgatgcaaggatgcaatggtttgagctctcgacgaatgatacgatcaagctactccctagagagccccccttgatagtacggtaatcgatcctacaacccggtctcccaactaccactatgagaccggtaaaatagaaaacctatcaagggcaaacctttgccttgcacatagtccacttgatctagatgatgacgatcttgacttcctcaagttggaccacctttcttgattgtgttggctcgatgaagactagttgattgctcccccatactccactatgggtgagccactctttggcacatcttcacaattccattgacaccacaatggacggcaagcttcaagcttgattgctcccccatactccattatgggtgagccactcttcgagttgctccacttgaacttgcacactgcaaacttgataagatcaccacttgatgtcatcctccatgggttgtatgagatcttcctcttgacgcaagaccatggaaacatacctaaccccacaaagaactctcacgtagaccatgggttagtacacaaagcgtaatggacaatgcttaccataccatgggatcacttgatccctctcggtacttcttctacgctttgtgagttgatcaacttgattcactcttgacttagtcttgatcaacattgaatctttccaactctcttcatttggatgatgtcttgaaggtaaacatgaatgatcacacaatcttcttctttaaagacatgcttgcaataagctcaactcacacatgaccaatctttggataattccttgaaaagcactttggccatctcataaactccttgaaaccaacacatggacttcaagacaatCCTATGGACAAATGCTTCAAATATAATTCAAGGCAAccgttagtccatagagattgtcatcaattaccaaaaccacacatgggggcaccgcatgtcctttcatgcgatgttacttggtgaacttaccatctactctctttttctgttgcaagatggaggttaccagaagcgtagtcttcgataggactagctatccccctcttattccggcattctgcagttcagtccacatatgttaccccttttccatttgataccaatgcatacatatgtagtgtagctccttacttgcgagtactttggatgagtactcacggttgctttgatcccccttttcccccttcctatacccgattgctgtgaccagacttggagtccaggagccagacgccactgtcgatgatgactgctactactcgggaggtgcctactactacgttcAGGCCGCTGACAACGACCAGTAGTAgattaggaggatcccaggcaggaggcctgcgcctctttcgatctgtatcccagtttgtgctagccttcttaaggcaaacttgtttaacttatatctgtactcagatattgttgcttccgctgactcgtctatgatcgagctcttgtatttgagccctcgaggcccctggcttgtaatatgatgcttgtatgacttatttttatttgtagagttgtgttgtgatatcttcccgtgagtccctgatcttgatcgtacacgtttgcgtgtctgattgtgtatgattgaatcgggggcgtcataTTACTccgacttgtgccttgaactgcatggtttgcagccaatgtctattactcttttcaattttatacacaattgtcttagcgtatcattgcaccttacaaggtttaaaagagaggagtgatgttcctttgatattgacctgtaatctagttccgtgctggacttgcccacacaacgttacaattgcctaTTTGTCTAAtgtcagttgttttgtgatatgaatgatgtcatactatgcccACTGgttgtagttaacatgggcctcctacgggccttagaaacaatgggccttctacgtggcgtagaaacaatgggccttatatgggtcgtagacacaatgggccttctatgggccgtatcatcaatgggccttctacgggccgtatgatcggttggccaaacatgggccaataacagaccacattatggccgtaaaatgggctagagttgaaatcgttcatgggccgaccataacgggctgtattttgatgacgctatgaaaacgacccaacgtattaatgggccacaaacgggccgactgtaaccacgggctgaatttggcccacaagcagaaaatgacagtaacgggccgtaagtaaacgaatgtggaaatgagcccaagaataaatgggccccgagaaggccgaaagataacatgggctagaaacggcccaacggaataatggacCGTTAATGGGCATAAAGTGATACACTgctcattacgggccagtttcaccaagtgccgttaatgggtataaagtgatacaatgttcattacgggccagttttaccatgggccattaatgggccgagagtaataagggcctcatatgggccgaaagacatcatggacCATACATGGGCTCGAAGTTAAAACGGgatggaattatattggacggcccagatgacgctactgggcctaattcagataggccgtaaacgggccctgggttagcgggctataaatgggctatatgcgaacatgccattAACAAGCTTgtcatgggccggcccgccaccttttgaccaagtcaaacgggtcggccttttcacaggaatgggcctttgttgggccgtgccacgtgtcgacgtatcataggcgctttcgGTCCAAtaagtggatgacatctgtcccaacggtgagccgacacgtgtttcctccagccaatgatgatttcacacatggaaaatccccattggtcggggctgttaacgagttatcggatccaaaaccggacccgatagcttaacagcattccgttacggtggatgccacgtgtcggtcacccttgatgaaagcacttctatgacacgcgatttatcgtcatggaagtggacacttccatgatgataattttggtaatgtcatggaacacttctacgacagcacatgtatgactatcttgattctgtcataaatttgttatggatgtacatgcatgacagaaaacgtgacctactgtgacaaacacgtatcatcacggaagtgtaattttttttgtagtgtaagtctgtccgaatcatgttagcaattgccacattttatgaaatctggaaaagggatgtcaaaattgcattccttaatggatttcttaaagaagagttgtatatgatgcaagaagaaggttttgttaatcctaaaggtgctaacaaagtgtgcaagctccagcgatccatctatggactggtgtaagcatctcggagttggaatatatactttgataaagtgatcaaagcatatggttttatacagacttgcagtgaagcatgtatttacaagaaagtgagtgggagcactacagcatttctgacaagtatatgtgaatgacatattgttgatcggaaataatgtagaattttctggaaagcataaaggagtgtttgaaaagagtttttcaaagaaagacctcgatgaagatacttacatattgagcatcaagatctatagagatagatcaagacgcttgatatattttcaatgagtacataccttgacaagattttgaagtagttcaaaacaGAAAagccaaagaaggagttcttgcttgtgttacaaggtgtgaagttgagtaaagactcaaaacccgactacggcagaaaatagaaagagaatgaaaagtcattccctatgcctcagtcataggttctataaactatgctatgttgtgtaccagacctattatgTACCCCACCATAAGTTTgacaagagggtacaatagtgatccaggagtggatcactggacaacggtaaaaaatatccttagtggaataaggaaatgtttctcggttatggaggtaacaaagagttcatcataaaaagttacgtcgattcaagctttgacaccgatttggatgactctaagtctcgatctagatacatattgaaagtgggagcaattagctagagtagctctatgcaaagcattgtagacatagaaaaaatgcaaaatacatacggctctgaatgtggcagacccgttgactaaatttctctcacaagcaaaacatgatcactctttgggtgttaatcacatagcgatgtgaactagaatattgactctagtaaaccctttgggtgttagtcatatggagatgtgaactaatcacataaagatgtgaactattggtgttaaatcacatgacaatgtgaactagattattgactctagtgcaagtgggatactgaaggaaatatgccctagaggcaataataaagttgttatttatatttccttatatcatgataaatgtttattattcatgctagaattgtattaaccggaaacttagtacatgtgtgaatatatagacaaacagagtgtcactagtttgcctctacttgactagctcattgaatcaatgatggttatgtttcctaaccatagacatgagttgtcatttgattaacgggatcacatcattagagaatgatgtgattgacaagacccatccattagcctagcacaatgatcgtttagtttgttgctattgctttctccataacttatacatgttcctatgactatgagatcatgcaacttctgaatactggaggaacactttgtgttctaccaaacgtcacaacataactgggtgattataaaggtgctctacaggtgtctccgatggtgtttgttgagttggcatagatcgagattaggatttgtcactctgattgtcggagaggtatctctgggccctctcggtaatgtacatcactataagccttgcaagcaatatagctaatgagttagttacgggatgtagaattacggaatgagtaaagagacttgtcggtaatgagattgaactaggtattgagacaccgacgatcgaatcttgggcaagtaacataccgatgacaaagtgccgggggactaatccacgaacacctatgggactggcggaccgagtcccttttggttcggcaggggcgagggtcgcacgaagagcggatcgaggcgaagcacacgagcagtttacctaggttcgggccgcacggatgcgtaaaaccctactcctgctttgtggtttgtattgagttcttactcgggagcgcggagtgctacagtacccCCCAGCCGCTAACGAGACTGAGCATGAATGTTCTCTTCCTCCCCCCTCCACGTtgcgcacgggcctccttttatatgctcaaggggtcaccgacaggtggcaacggagacaaagggtaaaaatggaaaggtgctgcggtaggtacagctacctgctacagtgtatcatacctaaccctgacggcaggggacaagggcattaaatgcccgtctgcgtcgcctaaacagtgcaaaagggaccgtcagggacgccaccgctcgccacgatggcaatcttgtcagcgccgctcgccaccgtgcaccgctggctgctcagcctcccgccacgtacgcctggaagggtcccagagcgacacgttggtggatgtgctggagcgcgggcacagagtggtggcttgccgcggcaagcgccttgccgcggtcgttgtcttgtcgcgtccgggaacttgtcgctcaccgggccttgccgggacgcgtggcgcgtcgcggcaagttccttgaggtgccttggttggccttcccggcaagctcctcttgccggggtcttgagatgccttggttggccttcccggcaagctcctcttgccagggtcttgagatgccttggtttggatactttgtccttgaatggctccaaagtaaccacggaggaccttggcagtcacccggcaagccttgccgcgggatgctgcgactgcccgtgcacaagttcgggatactagggtacccctactctagtacaccgacaggagcccccgggcctgggccatacacggtgccgagcgctattgggccaggcccaaagcagggcacgggcacgcgcggcctgggttacgccgtatctctccccgtatccaccgcgccctccccgaacggcacgcgttgaatgcggcgtcgtgggagagatcgtgggtggtttctttattcggaaaggcgGAACGTCTGCCCCCTCcttctttataagcaggggaaacaggggtagttcgcccattcgccggttgctgcttcaatctcggaaatctccgccgctcccttgcCTTCCCAAAtctgaaagagagcagcgccccgccccccatcgccaccagcatcaccaacgccgtcgaccccctccactacttccgccatggctccgagagccgacaaggggaaggttgtgaagtcgaccgaggcgcagcggcttgcggcgctgcgaaaggagcgggcaatcttcccccccccccaagctcgccgcgagggagctgagggagaactactacctcttctggtcgacggagacgcgagcgcatccgcgcacgaaggtacttccggccgccgcttggaaaacggctccaaacggatatcccttcttcgccttgttcttctactgcgggctctgcccgcctttctctgagttcttctgcgatattatgaacacctacgggttccacctccttgatTTCACCCCCAATGttgttctgaccatggcagttttcgcacatctctgcgaaaactttgtcggagtccatcccaatgtagccctttttcgccacttctttatgccccgagtagagagaggagagcctttatctggcggaatcgcctggatctcgagggccggcaagaaggacacttatctggagggagagttccgcggcaagtgggaggaatggagagcagactggtgctggattgtcgaggagaacccgcagccatttaccgcccggcgccaagccccagtagcacgcggcagcaattggagtgacgtggccccggaagacgataggctgaagattgccgtcacccggatcctacgcctcaggcttaccgggctcactgtaggcgctgttggcgcagattttcttcgtcgccgcatcgcccccctgcaggaacgggggagacccgcctgggaattcaagaatgcggcggatatcatgaggctgcgtccgggcctcaacttcaacttcactgttctggagctcaacgcgatgcttcgggagctgttcaagtacgaccctcaacatcccgaagtgttcaggttgccgggggggtcgttccgctgtgcaacaactccgcgctcgaccgcatccgtgcaatgatgccgctgtgcgattcgcatggaattgtcccgacttggcaagagcctgcagacgacgtcgtgcagcaattcttcgatggcttggtagaagtg
Protein-coding sequences here:
- the LOC125511557 gene encoding uncharacterized protein LOC125511557 — encoded protein: MPRSLAIVLVFTHGRRITPSFATPTGHPGGLDHVHEPPHPETDADTLVIDYIDNEPSFLPEQPDLESRSQTPLSMMTATTREVPTTTFRPLTTTSSRLGGSQAGGLRLFRSVSQFVLAFLRQTCLTYICTQILLLPLTRL